A segment of the Terriglobia bacterium genome:
TACAACACCTTTTTAGCGTGTCATCTTGAGCGAGCCGGAGCGAATGTGACGGCGAGTCGAAAGATCCCGAAGGTCTTTCCCCTGCCCTGCTGCTTCAGGGAGTTCTCACGAGGATTCTGGTGAGAACACCTCCAGGCGGAATCGTAAATCCAACCATTCTCGGGATCCTGCGACTCCGCGCCTATCACTCAATCAATCCTGAGCATAGCTGCTGCGCTTCGCTCAGGATGACAGATCCGAAACAGCGTCGAACAAATAGGGATCCCTCGCTGCGCTCGGATTTCAGAGATCCTTCGACTCGCCCCATCCCGCCGTGCGGGACTCGCGCTCGCTCAGGATGACGGCAGCGGGCTCCCGCTCCGCTCACGCCCGCTGAGCGCCGTCACTTTGCTTTAAACGTTGCTGGTCTCTTGTCCACGTACGCGGCCAGGCCTTCCTTGGCGTCGTCGCTGGCGAACAGGCGCTGTTGCAGTTCGCGCTCCACCGCCAGCGCGGACTCCATGGGAATCTCCCATCCCGTCTGGACCGAGCGCTTGATGTTGCCCACGGCCTTGGCGGCTTTGTTGGGAGGCGTGAACTGGCGCGCGTACTCCATGACGTTGCCCATAAAGTTGTCGCGCTCGTAAATGTCGTTGATGATGCCCATCTCTTTGGCTTCTTCAAAGGTGAAGGTGTTGCCGGTGACCATGAGCTCAATGGCTTTGCTCTTGCCCACCATGCGGCTCAGGCGCTGGGTGCCGCCGGTGCCAGGCAGAACGCCCAGGTTGATTTCCGGCAGGCCGATCTTGCCGGAATCGCGGCGCGCGATGCGCAGGTCCGCGGCCATGGCGATTTCCAGTCCGCCGCCCACGCAGTGGCCGTTGATGGCGGCAATCACCAGCTTGGGTGTGTGCTCCAGGCGCAGCAGCATTTCATTGGCATGCAGGCAGAAGTAATACTTAAAGGTGGGGTCCACCGAGGAAAGCATCTTAATGTTGGCGCCGGCGGAGAAGAATTTGTCGCCCGCGCCGGTCAGCAGCAGCACGTACACGTCATTGTCCATGCGCGCCTTCAGGATGCACTCGTCCAGTTGCCGGTTCATTTCATAGGTGTAGGTATTGGCCGGCGGATCGCACAGTTCGATGACGGCCACGCCGTCTTCCACGCGATAATTGACCAGCGTCTTGGTTTCAGTTGCTGTGGTTGCAGCCATGATTTCAGAGCTCCTTTGAATTGGTTGAGTCTTGACCCGAACGCGAACGGCGACTCAGGGCCTTGTTTCAGAATTTTTCGCTTCAGAATTCTTCCGTTTTGCCTTGCCGGCCAGCACGCCGCTCAGGAAGAGGTCGCCCATCCCGCGGGCCAGTTCGCCGGCATCGGCATCCACGCGCGGGTTGTGCCAGGTGTAGATCCAGTTGATCATGCCAAACAGGCTGAGCACGGCCAGCCGTCCGGAGAATTGTAGTCCTTTGGCCTTGCGCAAATCTTCCAGCAGGTCCAGACAGATGCGGTAATACTCGCGCTTGATGGCCCGCACTTCAGCGCCGTGCTCGTTCTTGAGCGTGTCGTCCTCGTGGGTGAGCACCTTCATGGCCTCTTTGTTGGCCAGGGAATATTCCAGGTGGTTCTCAATAAAGATGCGGATGCGCTCTTCCGGGTCGGCTGACTTTTCCAGGCGCACGCGCAGGTTGGCGATGATGGTCTCAAACGTGTGCTTCTGGATCAGGTACAGCAACTCTTCCTTGGACGCAAAATAATGATACAGCCCGGCCAGGGACATGCCGGCGGCGCGGGAGAGATCGCGCATGGAAGCGCCTTCGTAACCTTTGTCGCAGAAGATGCGCGCGGCGTGCTGCAGCAAGCGGGCTAGCTGGCGGTCAAAACGCGTGTCCGCAGCCGTATCCGCGGCGGGCCGGCGGCCATGCGCCGCCTTCCGGCCCGGCAAAGCCGGTGCGGGTGACGGGATTTCAATGTGGGACTGGGCCATGCGCAAGAGGTTACCGAACGTTCGTTCGGGTCTTATTATGGCTGACGGCCAAGCGCCCCGTCAACTCCGGCCGCCGCGGCCTTGCTCCGCGTCGCCTTCGCCAGCTCCCTACCAGCGGCGCAGAAAGTTGTTCCAGACCGACCTTGAGCGTGTCTTACCCACCAGAGTA
Coding sequences within it:
- a CDS encoding enoyl-CoA hydratase/isomerase family protein, whose translation is MAATTATETKTLVNYRVEDGVAVIELCDPPANTYTYEMNRQLDECILKARMDNDVYVLLLTGAGDKFFSAGANIKMLSSVDPTFKYYFCLHANEMLLRLEHTPKLVIAAINGHCVGGGLEIAMAADLRIARRDSGKIGLPEINLGVLPGTGGTQRLSRMVGKSKAIELMVTGNTFTFEEAKEMGIINDIYERDNFMGNVMEYARQFTPPNKAAKAVGNIKRSVQTGWEIPMESALAVERELQQRLFASDDAKEGLAAYVDKRPATFKAK
- a CDS encoding TetR/AcrR family transcriptional regulator; protein product: MAQSHIEIPSPAPALPGRKAAHGRRPAADTAADTRFDRQLARLLQHAARIFCDKGYEGASMRDLSRAAGMSLAGLYHYFASKEELLYLIQKHTFETIIANLRVRLEKSADPEERIRIFIENHLEYSLANKEAMKVLTHEDDTLKNEHGAEVRAIKREYYRICLDLLEDLRKAKGLQFSGRLAVLSLFGMINWIYTWHNPRVDADAGELARGMGDLFLSGVLAGKAKRKNSEAKNSETRP